From Planctomycetia bacterium:
CTGCCGAGGCGATCATGGTTTCATTCCGCCGCACGCTGGCCCTGCTGCTCCTGCTTACGGCCCTCGATGCGGCGCCGGTCCGCTCCCAGGAGGCGCCACCCGCCGCGCGGCGGCAGCCACCGGCCGACGCACCGGCGGAAGACACGTCCGACGACGGCGGCGGCCGCGGCGTGCGGCTGCCCCCCGTTCCCGACGGCCAGCCCGCGGAGATCCTCGCCTACGTCGAGAAGATCAGCGATCCGGCGGCCATGCCGCGGTCCACCGGCCGAAGGCGCTACTACAAGCGGAAGGTCGCGGCCGCCTACGCCGAGGCGGCCGCCAAGATCCTCGCCCAGGTCAAGCCCGACGATCCGCTGTACCTCGAGGCCGTGCAGCTCGGTCTCGACGGCTTCGCGACGCTCAAGGCGCTCGGCGAGGAGAAGGGGGCGGCGGCGGGCCGCCTCGCGTTCGCCCGGACACTCCTCGACTCCCCGAACGCGGAGGTGGCGAGAATGGCAAAGCGGGTCGTGCTCGCCGCCGAGGTCGACGCGGTCTACGAATCGCGGTCGGCCGAGGGTGCCGGCCGGCTCATCCAGGACCTCGCCGCCCTGCTCGTCGCCACCAAGTCCGAAGCCCGCTCGGCGCAGATCGCGGCCCAGCTGGCGAGCGACCTCGAAATGCTCCCGGACGGCACGGACGCCGCGCGGCGGGCCTTGGAGACGTTCCTGCCGCTGTTCGCGGCCAGCGAGGATCCGCTCGTCCGCGTCCGCGCCGAGGAGGGGGAGGCGGTGCTGCGCCGGCTGTCGCTGCCGGGCAAGCCGCTGGCGCTCGAGGGGACGCGGCTCGACGGCACGCCCTTCGATCCGCGGCGGCTCGCCGGCAAGGTCGTGCTCGTCGATTTTTGGGCCACGTGGTGCGGGCCGTGCGTCAAGGAGATCCCGAACCTGGTCGCGCTCCGTGAGAAGTATGGCAGGCACGGCTTCGAGGTGCTGGGGATCAGCCTCGACGACGACCGCGATGCGCTCGACGCGTTTCTGACCGAGCAGAAGCTGCCCTGGCCGGTCCTCTGGTCCGGCAAGGCGACGCGGGACCCGCTGGCGGTCCGTTACGGCGTCCGCAGCATCCCCTGCCTGTTCCTCGTCGGCCGCGACGGCAACGTTCTGTCGGTGAACGCCCGCGGCGAGACGCTGGAGAAACTGCTCGCCGAGCTGTTTCCCGACGTCAGATGACGGCGCGCGGATGATCGGCACTGGTCATGGCTTGAGCAGCTCGAACGTGATTTTCTCGATCGTACCCGTGAATGCGAACGTGCCTTTGTAATCGGGACTGATGGGGGTGATCGAGTCGCGGCCGACCTCGAACGGCTCCAAGCCGTGGCGGAAGATCGAACGCTTTACTTTGCCTTCGCCGGCGGGCTTTCCGTTCACGAGCAGCTTGAGCGTGCCTGCCCCTTCCTTACCACCGTCCGGTGTGAACTCCGTTTTCAACGTCACCTTGCCTTCAGGCAGGCTTTCCGTGCCGGGGATGGTCACGTCCGCAAGGTCGAAGAACGTGTAGCGAAAAACAGGCTTGCCGCCCTTCACGTACAGCGACCAGCCGGCCGAGAACGCCCCGGCACAGGTCACGACTCCCTCCGCGCCGCCTTTGGGGATGTTCAACTCGGCGGTGATGGTATGCCCGCGCGGAAAGAGCTGCGGGCCGATGGGTTCTGGCAACCACACGTTGTTCCCGAAATAGGCCCAGCTCGTCTTCGGTTCACCGGATTCGCGAAGCTTCGGGTCGAACCGCTCGGAGAAGCGTGGGTCGAACGGCAGCACGTCGTACTTCTTCGCCTCCTCCAGGAATTTGCCTTGGAGCTCTTTGAGTTTTTCCGGCATCTTCGCCGCGAGGTCGTCGGCCTGGCTGAAGTCCTCGTTGACGTTGTAAAGCTCCCACGGGGCTTTCTGGAAGTCCATGTTGCGGCCGAGCGTTTCCCACGGGAACCCGTACTTGCTGCACGCCACCCAGCCGTCGTGGTAGATCGCGCGGTTCGTGGCCAGTTCGAAGTACTGCGTCGTCCGCCGGTCCTTGGCCGTGGCGTCGTCGAACGAGTAGAGCATGCTCACGCCCTCGATCGGCTTCTGCACGATGCCGTTGACGACCTGCGGTTCGGGGATCTTGCAGGCTGCCAGGATCGTCGGCACAACGTCGATGACGTGATGGAACTGGTTGCGGATCTCACCCTTCGCCTTGATGCCGGCGGGCCAGTGAACGACGAGCGGGTTGCGGGTGCCGCCGAAGTGGCTCGCCACTTGTTTGGTCCACTGGAATGGTGCATTCATGCACCACGCCCAGCCGACCGGGACGTGCGGCTCGCTCGTCGGCCCGCCGATCTCGTCGATCCGCTTGATTGTGCTCTCCAATCCCAGTTGCACGCCCAGTAGGCTGGCAACTTCGCTGAACGTGCCCTCCAGCCCGCCTTCGGCGCTGGCGCCGTTGTCGCCGACGACATACATGACGAGGGTGTTGTCGAGTTCACCGGAGGTCCGCAGGCTTTCGATGAGTCGGCCGACTTCGGCATCGGTATAGGCCATGTATGCGGCGTAGTTCTCCATCAGCCGGGTGTAGACCTTCTTCGCATCCGCCTTCTGCTCGTCCCAGGCGGCGACTTCCTTCGGCCGTGG
This genomic window contains:
- the atsD gene encoding arylsulfatase produces the protein MRSRFLLSAAFVAVGCALGWLAAFGRLTEASAQDSKAKPPLADGSQLPKPDPEFTGKIAETYKDSTPSFPRPAKAAKGCPNVLLILLDDVGFGMCSTFGGPVSTPHMDKLANNGLKYTRFHTTALCSPTRGALLAGRNHHSCATGVIIEMGTGFPGYTGIVPKSTALVSQMLRDNGYATGMFGKWHNTPEPDISPAGPFDRWPTGLGFDSFYGFNQGETHQYHPTIYRNTTWTPQPKTPEQGYHFTADMTDEAIAWTRNIRAASPDKPWFNYFSTSGVHAPHHAPKEWREKYAGKFDHGWDKQRELTHAKQLEMGIIPKGTKLTPRPKEVAAWDEQKADAKKVYTRLMENYAAYMAYTDAEVGRLIESLRTSGELDNTLVMYVVGDNGASAEGGLEGTFSEVASLLGVQLGLESTIKRIDEIGGPTSEPHVPVGWAWCMNAPFQWTKQVASHFGGTRNPLVVHWPAGIKAKGEIRNQFHHVIDVVPTILAACKIPEPQVVNGIVQKPIEGVSMLYSFDDATAKDRRTTQYFELATNRAIYHDGWVACSKYGFPWETLGRNMDFQKAPWELYNVNEDFSQADDLAAKMPEKLKELQGKFLEEAKKYDVLPFDPRFSERFDPKLRESGEPKTSWAYFGNNVWLPEPIGPQLFPRGHTITAELNIPKGGAEGVVTCAGAFSAGWSLYVKGGKPVFRYTFFDLADVTIPGTESLPEGKVTLKTEFTPDGGKEGAGTLKLLVNGKPAGEGKVKRSIFRHGLEPFEVGRDSITPISPDYKGTFAFTGTIEKITFELLKP